Proteins encoded by one window of Geobacter sp. DSM 9736:
- a CDS encoding thioredoxin domain-containing protein encodes MGNTARDENERIRRFIALDKNTLPADGGSGFNRLIFATSPYLLQHADNPVDWHPWGEEAFAAARREHKPVFLSIGYATCHWCHVMAHESFEDGDVAAVLNRDFIPVKVDREERPDIDAQYMTVAQMMTGSGGWPLTIVMTPDREPFFAATYLPRTARMGMPGIITVLDRITHFWRTEPDRVAENCAAILENLGHVHRFSPGPAPAGDVQQGARRQLEEIYDQEWGGFGDAPKFPMPFNIMFLLRCWRRNGDRKALEMVEHTLRKMREGGIFDQIGYGFHRYSVDRQWLVPHFEKMLYDQALLSMAYVEAWKATGDIYHLNVAEEVFTYVLREMAAPEGGFFSALDADSEGEEGKFYVWTPGEIRDLLGEDAGLFCRLFDVTERGNFEESNVLHLPAPLDEAAKREGLDLSQLNEKVALWCERLLAVRERRIRPFRDEKILSAWNGMMIASLAAGYAATGKQSYLTAAESAAIFIARRLVNGEGRLMRSFHLGRGVVPGFLEDYAAFAWGLSVLYEVTGKSSHLDLSEKLCHEILRLFRDRESGLCYDTGSDTEEILLRISDSHDGVVPSGNSLAAYVLCKVGKLTGDLELQEAGRAIMAGVMGKAARQPTGHLALLIASDADAFPIELTVAGKLDEAATRALVLAVGKLFLPGLVIRFAGEGDKAYSPLDGRPAFYLCAAGRCRPPVVDLTELERLLAEVA; translated from the coding sequence ATGGGAAATACAGCCAGGGATGAGAACGAGCGGATCAGGCGCTTCATCGCGCTGGATAAAAACACTCTTCCGGCCGACGGCGGTTCCGGTTTCAATCGGCTTATCTTCGCCACGAGCCCTTACCTTCTCCAGCACGCAGACAATCCGGTGGACTGGCACCCGTGGGGTGAGGAAGCTTTCGCTGCCGCCCGGCGGGAGCACAAGCCTGTATTCCTCTCCATAGGTTATGCGACCTGCCACTGGTGCCATGTAATGGCCCACGAGTCGTTCGAGGATGGGGACGTTGCGGCCGTGCTCAACCGGGACTTCATACCGGTGAAAGTGGACCGGGAGGAACGCCCCGACATAGATGCCCAGTACATGACGGTGGCCCAGATGATGACCGGCAGCGGGGGATGGCCTCTCACCATCGTGATGACCCCGGACCGGGAGCCTTTCTTCGCAGCCACGTATCTTCCGAGGACTGCCCGAATGGGAATGCCCGGTATCATTACGGTACTCGACCGGATCACCCATTTCTGGCGGACGGAGCCGGACCGAGTAGCCGAGAATTGCGCTGCTATCCTGGAAAACCTGGGCCACGTCCATCGCTTCTCCCCCGGGCCCGCACCTGCCGGGGACGTGCAGCAGGGAGCCCGACGTCAGTTGGAGGAGATATACGACCAGGAATGGGGCGGGTTCGGGGATGCCCCCAAATTTCCGATGCCGTTCAATATCATGTTCCTTTTGCGCTGCTGGCGCAGAAATGGTGACCGGAAAGCCCTTGAAATGGTGGAGCATACCCTGCGGAAGATGCGTGAGGGGGGTATCTTCGACCAGATCGGTTACGGCTTCCACCGCTACAGCGTCGATCGGCAGTGGCTCGTCCCCCATTTCGAGAAGATGCTGTATGACCAGGCGCTCCTCTCCATGGCGTACGTCGAGGCCTGGAAAGCCACGGGAGACATTTACCATCTCAATGTGGCCGAAGAGGTCTTCACATACGTGCTGAGGGAGATGGCGGCGCCTGAGGGGGGCTTCTTTTCGGCGCTGGACGCCGACAGCGAGGGGGAGGAAGGCAAGTTCTACGTCTGGACTCCCGGCGAGATACGGGATCTTCTCGGTGAAGACGCAGGTCTATTCTGCCGGCTCTTTGATGTCACGGAGCGGGGAAATTTCGAGGAGAGCAACGTCCTCCATCTGCCGGCGCCTCTTGACGAAGCTGCGAAACGCGAAGGTCTCGATCTCTCACAGCTGAACGAGAAGGTGGCGTTATGGTGCGAGAGGCTGCTGGCCGTGCGGGAGCGTCGCATCCGCCCCTTCCGGGACGAGAAGATCCTGAGCGCCTGGAACGGCATGATGATCGCTTCGCTGGCGGCAGGGTATGCGGCAACGGGAAAACAATCGTACCTCACCGCCGCCGAGAGCGCGGCCATCTTCATTGCCCGGCGGCTCGTCAATGGCGAGGGGAGGCTCATGCGTAGCTTTCATCTGGGCAGAGGTGTCGTTCCCGGTTTTCTGGAGGACTATGCTGCATTCGCCTGGGGACTCTCCGTTTTGTACGAGGTGACCGGAAAGAGTTCCCATCTGGATCTTTCGGAAAAACTCTGCCACGAGATCCTGCGGCTGTTCAGGGACCGGGAGAGCGGGCTATGCTACGACACGGGAAGCGATACCGAGGAGATACTCTTGAGGATCAGCGACAGCCACGACGGCGTGGTGCCGTCGGGGAACTCACTGGCAGCTTACGTCCTGTGCAAGGTCGGGAAACTGACGGGTGATCTGGAGCTTCAAGAGGCGGGGCGCGCAATAATGGCCGGTGTTATGGGTAAGGCTGCCAGACAGCCTACAGGGCATCTTGCTCTTCTGATTGCATCCGATGCCGATGCTTTCCCCATCGAACTCACGGTGGCGGGTAAGCTTGATGAAGCAGCGACCAGGGCTCTGGTGCTGGCGGTGGGCAAGCTGTTCCTTCCCGGACTCGTCATCCGGTTCGCCGGGGAGGGGGATAAGGCCTATTCGCCCCTGGATGGCCGCCCCGCCTTCTACCTGTGCGCTGCGGGAAGGTGCCGCCCTCCCGTTGTCGACCTGACAGAGCTGGAGCGGCTACTCGCGGAGGTGGCGTAG
- a CDS encoding YajD family HNH nuclease encodes MSAYSSRPRRPGAGKAVTQEEADEIVRKMREGQSRGENYREKSLKLHGWICAKCGREFELHNLHLLTVHHKDGNHNNNPADGSNWENLCIYCHDDEHSRSILADYLAGRK; translated from the coding sequence ATGTCGGCCTATTCCAGCAGGCCGCGCCGCCCCGGCGCGGGTAAAGCGGTAACCCAGGAGGAAGCGGACGAAATCGTCAGAAAGATGCGCGAAGGGCAGTCGCGAGGGGAGAACTACCGGGAGAAGTCACTGAAACTTCACGGGTGGATCTGCGCCAAATGCGGCCGGGAGTTCGAGCTCCACAACCTCCACCTGCTCACGGTCCACCACAAGGACGGGAATCACAACAACAACCCTGCCGACGGAAGCAACTGGGAAAACCTCTGCATCTACTGCCACGACGATGAGCACAGCCGGTCCATCCTTGCCGATTACCTGGCGGGCAGGAAGTAG
- a CDS encoding AMIN domain-containing protein: MVKLAVRNILVLLGAACSFSAASAAEVKEVRVTGKADDVRIEVVSDFPIRYTHYTMSAPPRGIIHIIGAEPGQVEPVTDVREGPLSRVVVTKKDLKSMMATRVVAELRKEVDLVTETSDGGRRLTVSFAPLGAGGAAKPARRQGEPGTEPNAAPAAAVRERVAAKPPVVPHVRGVRINGRSVEIVGTGIEAYKAFTLDGPNRLILDFAGARNGVAAKKIDIPHSKVRRCRLGEIPGRLRLVFDLVDGSGPQYSVEKIESGLRITFP, encoded by the coding sequence ATGGTGAAGCTTGCGGTAAGGAACATCCTCGTACTGCTCGGTGCAGCCTGCTCTTTCTCTGCCGCTTCTGCGGCAGAGGTGAAGGAAGTCAGGGTAACGGGAAAAGCGGACGATGTGCGGATCGAAGTGGTTTCCGATTTCCCCATCAGATACACGCACTACACCATGTCGGCACCTCCCCGGGGGATCATTCACATCATCGGCGCGGAACCGGGTCAGGTGGAGCCGGTTACCGACGTCAGGGAAGGCCCCCTCTCCAGGGTGGTGGTGACCAAAAAGGACCTGAAGTCGATGATGGCGACACGGGTCGTGGCCGAACTGCGAAAAGAGGTCGATCTGGTCACCGAAACGTCCGACGGGGGCAGAAGGCTGACTGTTTCCTTTGCTCCCCTGGGAGCGGGGGGGGCAGCCAAGCCGGCTCGGAGACAGGGGGAACCAGGCACCGAACCGAATGCCGCTCCCGCTGCTGCGGTGCGGGAGCGTGTCGCAGCTAAGCCGCCGGTTGTGCCCCATGTGCGGGGCGTGAGGATCAACGGTAGAAGCGTGGAAATCGTCGGCACCGGAATCGAAGCCTACAAGGCATTCACCCTGGACGGTCCGAACCGGCTCATCCTGGATTTCGCGGGAGCCCGGAACGGCGTCGCTGCAAAAAAGATCGACATCCCCCACTCGAAGGTGCGCCGCTGCCGGCTCGGGGAGATTCCAGGGCGCCTGCGCCTGGTGTTCGATCTGGTCGACGGAAGCGGGCCCCAGTACAGTGTCGAAAAGATCGAGTCCGGGTTGCGCATCACGTTCCCCTGA
- the murJ gene encoding murein biosynthesis integral membrane protein MurJ, whose product MSEKKNIARAAGVLGFATILSRIMGMVRDIVVSRIFGAGFATDAFFAAFQIPNMLRRFFAEGALTSAFVPTFAEYRTREGEESARELANICFTLLTIVMAGITLFGILFSPQIVHLMFPGFASQPSKMELTVFLNRLMFPYIFFISLVALCMGILNTLRHFFTPAISTVFLNIAMIVCALFLHDRFAVPITALAVGVLVGGLLQLLLQLPTLYRLGFPIRPNFSFGHPAVKRISLLMGPSIFGAGVYYLNIMVGAILASFLPQGSVSYLYYAQRLFEFPQGIFTVSIAQAVLPSLSSQAAAGRYEEMKESLAFGMRLTLFITVPAALGLMVCSTPIFSLIFMGGAFDYEKAVRSGEALFYYSMGLTVVAMVRVLVPAFYAQKDTKTPVATAFAAFLLNVIFSLLLMKPLLHGGLALATTLSSLVNLLLLVWLLRRKIGPFGGKSLALSGLKALLASLPMAGLVYFIMGAIDWSVPGEKVLKTGVLGGAIVAGMALFMLCAHLLRCEEAHEVVRLVRRKILKK is encoded by the coding sequence ATGTCCGAAAAAAAGAACATAGCCCGCGCGGCGGGGGTCCTCGGCTTTGCCACCATACTCTCCCGTATCATGGGAATGGTGCGGGACATCGTCGTTTCGCGCATATTCGGGGCGGGCTTTGCCACCGACGCGTTCTTCGCCGCTTTCCAGATACCGAACATGCTTCGGCGCTTTTTTGCCGAAGGTGCACTCACTTCGGCCTTCGTCCCGACTTTCGCCGAGTACCGGACCAGAGAAGGTGAGGAGAGCGCCCGGGAGCTGGCTAATATCTGCTTTACCCTGCTCACCATAGTAATGGCCGGCATCACCCTTTTCGGCATCCTCTTTTCTCCGCAGATCGTCCATCTGATGTTTCCAGGATTCGCCTCGCAGCCGAGCAAGATGGAACTGACGGTATTTCTCAACCGCCTCATGTTTCCCTACATCTTCTTCATCAGCCTGGTCGCCCTCTGCATGGGGATTCTGAATACGCTACGCCACTTCTTCACCCCTGCCATATCGACCGTCTTTCTCAATATTGCGATGATTGTTTGCGCGCTCTTCCTCCACGACAGGTTCGCGGTGCCGATTACCGCTCTCGCCGTAGGGGTCCTCGTGGGAGGGCTCCTGCAGCTCCTCCTGCAGCTTCCCACGCTCTACCGTCTCGGGTTTCCAATCCGGCCGAACTTCAGCTTCGGACACCCGGCGGTAAAGCGGATTTCGCTGCTGATGGGGCCATCGATCTTCGGCGCGGGGGTCTACTATCTCAATATCATGGTGGGGGCAATCCTCGCGTCATTCCTTCCCCAGGGAAGCGTCTCCTACCTCTATTATGCACAACGCCTGTTCGAGTTCCCCCAGGGGATCTTCACGGTCTCCATAGCCCAGGCGGTCCTCCCTTCCCTCAGCAGCCAGGCGGCCGCCGGCCGGTACGAGGAGATGAAGGAATCCCTTGCCTTCGGAATGCGGCTCACCCTTTTCATTACGGTGCCTGCAGCCCTGGGGCTCATGGTCTGCTCGACACCCATTTTCAGCCTCATCTTCATGGGGGGAGCCTTCGATTACGAGAAGGCGGTGCGTTCTGGGGAAGCACTTTTCTACTACTCCATGGGGCTCACTGTGGTCGCCATGGTGCGGGTGCTCGTGCCCGCCTTTTACGCCCAGAAGGATACAAAGACCCCTGTCGCCACTGCTTTTGCGGCATTCCTGCTTAACGTGATATTCAGCCTGCTTCTCATGAAACCACTTCTACATGGTGGCCTGGCTCTGGCAACCACTCTGTCATCGCTGGTCAACCTGCTGCTGCTCGTTTGGCTGCTTCGCCGCAAGATCGGTCCCTTCGGAGGGAAGAGCCTTGCCCTTTCCGGCTTGAAGGCACTGCTCGCTTCGCTTCCGATGGCGGGGCTCGTCTACTTCATCATGGGCGCCATCGACTGGTCGGTTCCGGGAGAGAAGGTTTTGAAGACCGGCGTGCTCGGCGGGGCGATAGTGGCCGGAATGGCTCTGTTCATGCTCTGCGCGCACCTTTTGCGGTGCGAGGAGGCGCATGAGGTGGTGCGTCTGGTCCGTCGCAAGATTCTGAAAAAATGA
- a CDS encoding methylated-DNA--[protein]-cysteine S-methyltransferase, producing MKHARDREAGRYCSFYDTALGCGAVVAGGEGLVEIFLPFAGRTRDEISNDVREAYPAANGASPLAEEAAARLVRYFAGEDVTFNFPLDLGRYTPFQQAVYRVVAAIPWGTVRTYTEVAAQAGSPRGARGIGQAMARNLLPIIIPCHRVVGASGCMTGYSAPGGISSKQWLLRLEGVRVTERGRVGRTEA from the coding sequence ATGAAACATGCCAGAGACCGGGAAGCCGGCAGATACTGTTCGTTCTACGACACCGCGCTGGGATGCGGCGCCGTGGTGGCGGGGGGTGAAGGTCTCGTCGAGATCTTCCTTCCATTCGCCGGCAGGACGAGGGATGAGATTTCGAATGATGTCAGGGAAGCGTATCCCGCCGCCAACGGTGCAAGTCCGCTTGCCGAAGAGGCGGCTGCGCGGCTTGTCCGGTATTTTGCCGGAGAAGATGTCACCTTCAACTTCCCCCTGGATCTGGGGCGATATACCCCTTTTCAGCAGGCGGTCTACAGGGTGGTCGCCGCCATCCCCTGGGGAACCGTGCGAACGTACACCGAAGTCGCTGCACAAGCCGGGTCGCCGCGGGGGGCAAGGGGGATAGGGCAGGCAATGGCGCGAAACCTCCTCCCCATCATCATTCCCTGTCACCGGGTCGTCGGCGCCTCAGGGTGCATGACCGGGTATTCCGCCCCCGGTGGGATTTCTTCGAAGCAGTGGCTGCTGCGGCTGGAGGGGGTGAGGGTGACGGAGCGGGGAAGGGTCGGGCGGACGGAAGCGTGA
- a CDS encoding manganese efflux pump MntP family protein, whose translation MDWMTILGIAVALAMDAFAVALAAGAVLNPLTRRHLFRLGFHFGLFQALMPVAGWLIGMTVQKWISAYDHWIACGLLSFVGGRMILEAFDKKEEKAASDPTKGFTMVMLSVATSIDALAVGLSLAMLGISIWLPATIIGVVAAVLTVTGMLLGRRLGGSWGKPVEILGGLVLIGIGVKILLEHTLFS comes from the coding sequence ATGGATTGGATGACTATTTTGGGTATTGCAGTGGCTCTGGCAATGGACGCCTTTGCCGTCGCCCTGGCGGCCGGAGCTGTTCTCAATCCTCTTACCAGGCGCCACCTGTTCCGTCTGGGATTTCATTTCGGCCTGTTCCAGGCGTTGATGCCGGTGGCAGGTTGGCTCATCGGCATGACGGTCCAGAAATGGATCTCGGCCTATGATCACTGGATCGCCTGCGGGCTTCTCTCCTTCGTGGGGGGGAGGATGATTCTGGAAGCTTTCGACAAAAAGGAGGAGAAAGCCGCCTCCGACCCGACAAAAGGCTTCACCATGGTCATGCTGTCGGTGGCTACCAGCATCGATGCTCTGGCGGTGGGGCTGTCTCTTGCAATGCTCGGCATAAGCATCTGGCTTCCCGCTACGATCATAGGCGTTGTTGCTGCGGTGCTTACCGTCACAGGCATGCTGCTGGGCCGCCGGTTGGGGGGGAGCTGGGGGAAGCCTGTGGAAATTCTCGGCGGCCTGGTGCTCATAGGGATAGGGGTGAAGATACTCCTGGAGCACACCCTGTTCAGTTGA
- a CDS encoding cytochrome B6 translates to MRKKPTMAVTVISLICAVLLSSESRTETKAPAKSRTLPDAVQEAQTPRKVEITRPEQKKTEQDAPEKFAPDKAAPASSAFAGQPDEGKVKGFDFARDPLNAKKPMMTFEEIYKADVAEKKKVMEAQRELLEKRYDLKPRLATDAKMSRGKPLAVGPTARLSKGETWESLAGLTPEEIRKRNIFPYPPLPHPKQSTGGQVFPQMQIDMFPRLQRFDVDFDLPEEFLPEFPPAIFLQNRPELGDVSRGEVVSINNFHRLFKDLITPVQLDGLRLLLTPLPQEEFNATDDRKTEQPSLGVACFDCHVNGHTTGQFHLSPDIRPQERRFRLDTTSLRGMFNQQLHASKRSLRSVEDFTEFEQRTAYFNGDPIHAMKKGIVEIPRLLVPHMAQMQNMLDFPPAPKLSPMGRLDPAKATEAELAGEKIFFGKGKCGECHLPPTYLDHQMHDLQMERFTTEPGDGPIKTFTLRGIKDSPPYMHDGRCLTLEDTVELFNLVLGLRLTKEEKGSLVSFMRAL, encoded by the coding sequence ATGCGAAAGAAGCCGACGATGGCAGTTACGGTAATCAGCCTGATCTGCGCTGTTCTACTCTCTTCGGAGTCGAGAACCGAGACGAAAGCTCCGGCAAAGTCACGGACACTTCCGGATGCGGTGCAGGAGGCACAGACGCCGAGGAAGGTTGAGATTACGCGACCGGAGCAGAAGAAAACGGAACAGGATGCTCCGGAAAAATTTGCTCCCGACAAGGCTGCACCGGCATCCTCTGCATTCGCCGGTCAACCCGACGAGGGGAAGGTCAAAGGGTTCGATTTCGCCCGTGACCCTCTGAACGCAAAGAAGCCGATGATGACGTTCGAAGAGATCTACAAGGCGGATGTGGCCGAGAAAAAGAAAGTGATGGAAGCGCAGCGCGAGCTTCTGGAAAAACGTTACGACCTGAAGCCCCGCCTGGCGACGGACGCGAAGATGTCGCGGGGGAAACCGCTGGCGGTAGGGCCGACGGCACGTCTCTCAAAGGGGGAAACTTGGGAGTCGCTGGCGGGTCTGACCCCGGAGGAAATCCGTAAGCGGAACATCTTCCCGTATCCCCCTCTTCCACACCCGAAGCAGTCCACCGGCGGCCAGGTATTCCCCCAGATGCAGATCGACATGTTCCCGAGGCTTCAGCGCTTCGACGTCGATTTCGACCTCCCGGAGGAGTTTCTCCCCGAGTTCCCCCCGGCGATATTCCTGCAGAACCGTCCGGAGCTCGGCGACGTCTCCCGAGGTGAAGTCGTATCGATAAACAACTTCCACCGCCTGTTCAAGGATCTCATCACTCCGGTTCAGCTCGACGGCCTGCGATTGCTCCTCACACCGCTTCCACAGGAGGAGTTCAACGCCACCGATGACCGGAAGACGGAGCAGCCTAGCCTCGGGGTCGCATGTTTCGATTGCCACGTGAACGGTCACACCACGGGTCAGTTTCACCTCAGCCCGGACATCCGCCCCCAGGAGCGACGGTTCCGGCTGGATACGACAAGCCTGAGGGGCATGTTCAACCAGCAGCTCCACGCCTCGAAGCGAAGCCTCCGTTCCGTCGAGGATTTCACCGAATTTGAGCAGCGGACGGCATACTTCAACGGAGATCCGATCCACGCGATGAAAAAAGGGATAGTGGAGATCCCACGGCTACTCGTCCCGCACATGGCCCAGATGCAGAACATGCTCGACTTCCCCCCCGCACCGAAGCTGAGCCCCATGGGTCGGCTCGACCCCGCAAAAGCTACCGAAGCGGAACTGGCCGGCGAGAAGATCTTCTTCGGCAAGGGGAAATGTGGAGAGTGCCATCTTCCACCCACGTACCTCGACCATCAGATGCATGACCTTCAGATGGAGCGTTTCACCACGGAACCGGGGGACGGGCCGATCAAAACCTTCACCCTGCGAGGGATCAAGGACAGTCCTCCCTACATGCACGATGGCCGCTGTCTTACCCTGGAAGACACTGTCGAGCTATTCAACCTGGTGCTGGGCCTGAGGCTGACGAAAGAGGAAAAGGGAAGTCTCGTCTCTTTCATGCGAGCGCTGTGA
- the msrA gene encoding peptide-methionine (S)-S-oxide reductase MsrA, whose translation MSERRETATLAGGCFWCTEAVFARLRGVMEVMPGYAGGTALNPTYEDVCSGSTGHAEAVQIVFDPEEISFEELLDVFWQTHDPTSRNRQGADEGTQYRSAIFFHDPEQQEVAERSLRRVAERKLWPGHIVTEVVPLTTFYPAESYHRDYYRLNRDQPYCRIVIDPKVTKLFRQFPDKLKDPEQ comes from the coding sequence ATGTCCGAACGCCGTGAGACTGCAACACTGGCCGGTGGATGTTTCTGGTGCACGGAAGCGGTATTTGCGCGTCTGAGGGGGGTCATGGAGGTTATGCCGGGCTATGCCGGTGGAACGGCGCTCAATCCAACTTATGAGGATGTATGCAGCGGATCGACCGGGCATGCGGAGGCTGTGCAGATCGTATTCGACCCGGAGGAGATTTCATTCGAAGAACTTCTGGATGTTTTCTGGCAGACCCATGACCCCACGTCCCGCAATCGCCAGGGAGCAGATGAGGGGACCCAGTACCGATCAGCGATCTTCTTCCATGATCCGGAACAGCAGGAGGTAGCCGAGCGGTCGCTGCGGCGGGTCGCGGAACGAAAGCTGTGGCCGGGACATATCGTGACAGAGGTCGTGCCGCTCACTACCTTCTATCCCGCCGAAAGCTATCACAGGGATTATTACCGCCTGAATCGCGACCAGCCTTATTGCAGAATCGTCATCGACCCGAAGGTAACCAAGCTGTTCCGGCAGTTCCCCGATAAGTTGAAGGACCCCGAGCAGTAA
- a CDS encoding GSU3473 family protein, whose protein sequence is MQIKVIYSDGATGWVESGALDDLIDRREIIAFERSNGLAWIARDPIRRKRRSGKESDRFSST, encoded by the coding sequence ATGCAAATCAAGGTTATATATTCCGACGGCGCTACCGGATGGGTCGAGTCGGGTGCCCTGGACGACCTGATCGACCGGCGCGAAATCATAGCATTCGAACGCTCCAACGGCCTCGCATGGATCGCACGCGACCCGATCCGCAGAAAACGTAGGTCGGGCAAGGAATCGGACAGGTTCAGCTCCACCTGA
- a CDS encoding ABC transporter ATP-binding protein: MLRKLITYAGFNDEKRKQARRALSFIRPHRKTIPFILLFMLMVAALGALEPLIYKVVFDRLGSGSNIASLLMAVGAIMAAAVARETLNGFSNRLCWKIRLAVNYHLLDATTARLHSLPLSYHRGETVGSLMTRLNHGINGFVAAVADIAFNILPGLIYLSISVVIMIRLDWRLSLVVVLFAPLPALIGIYASREQTARESALLNRWGIIFSRFNEVLSGIVTVKSFAMEEAERKRFMGDVAEAHGIVRRGVVTDTKIGAIQNLVIMLAKTASIGFAVLLIQRGETTVGTLMAFLGYQGGIFGPVNNLTGIYQTLRKASISFDIVFSILDAEDRLKDAPHALPVRSVQGEVSFRNVSFSYTRDRRILDNIDLHVRPGETVAIVGPSGSGKTTMVSLLQRFYDPTDGSIKLDGQDLRSLQQRSLRQQIGVVLQDALVFNDTIRNNIAYGRPDASDAEIEAAARAANAHAFISQLPEKYDFVVGERGCRISVGERQRISIARALLKSPSLLILDEATSALDAESEALVQEALDRLVKGRTSFIIAHRLDTVVGADRILVLKNGRIIESDNHERLMRRNGYYASLVRSQSRGLLLAS, encoded by the coding sequence ATGCTTAGAAAACTCATCACATATGCCGGTTTCAACGATGAAAAAAGGAAGCAGGCCCGCCGGGCGCTCTCCTTCATCAGGCCGCACAGGAAAACGATTCCGTTCATCCTTCTGTTCATGCTCATGGTGGCCGCCCTGGGGGCTCTGGAGCCACTCATCTACAAGGTGGTCTTCGACCGCCTGGGAAGTGGGTCGAACATCGCCAGCCTGCTCATGGCAGTCGGTGCAATAATGGCCGCCGCGGTGGCGAGGGAGACCCTTAACGGATTTTCCAACAGGCTCTGCTGGAAGATCCGGCTGGCTGTCAATTATCACCTTCTGGATGCCACCACGGCGCGCCTCCACTCCCTTCCCCTCTCCTACCATCGTGGGGAAACCGTCGGGAGCCTCATGACCAGGCTCAATCACGGGATAAACGGATTCGTGGCAGCCGTCGCCGATATCGCCTTCAATATTCTCCCAGGTCTCATCTACCTTTCCATCTCTGTAGTGATCATGATCCGCCTCGACTGGCGGCTGTCGCTGGTGGTGGTACTCTTTGCGCCGCTTCCCGCCCTCATAGGCATTTATGCCTCACGGGAGCAGACAGCACGGGAATCCGCTCTGCTCAACCGCTGGGGGATCATTTTCTCTCGGTTCAACGAGGTGCTTTCGGGGATAGTTACCGTGAAGAGTTTCGCAATGGAGGAGGCGGAGCGGAAGCGGTTCATGGGAGACGTGGCGGAGGCGCACGGGATCGTGCGGAGAGGGGTGGTCACAGACACCAAGATAGGGGCCATCCAGAACCTGGTGATCATGCTGGCCAAGACGGCTTCCATCGGGTTCGCCGTCTTGCTCATCCAGCGGGGCGAGACGACGGTAGGAACCCTGATGGCATTTCTCGGGTATCAGGGAGGGATCTTCGGCCCGGTGAACAACCTCACCGGGATCTACCAGACCCTTCGCAAGGCGAGCATCTCCTTCGACATTGTCTTCTCGATCCTCGATGCGGAGGATCGGCTGAAGGATGCTCCCCATGCCCTCCCGGTCAGATCGGTCCAAGGGGAAGTGAGCTTCCGCAATGTCAGCTTCTCCTACACGAGGGACCGCCGCATTCTGGACAACATCGACCTCCATGTTCGCCCCGGGGAGACGGTGGCCATAGTGGGGCCCAGCGGCTCCGGAAAAACAACAATGGTTTCGCTCCTGCAGCGCTTCTACGACCCCACCGACGGCTCCATAAAGCTCGACGGACAGGACCTTCGCTCCCTCCAGCAGCGATCCCTGCGGCAGCAGATCGGTGTCGTTCTACAGGACGCCCTTGTCTTCAACGACACCATCCGCAACAACATAGCCTACGGGAGACCCGATGCGAGCGATGCGGAAATAGAGGCTGCCGCCCGCGCCGCCAACGCCCATGCGTTCATCTCCCAGCTCCCCGAAAAGTATGACTTTGTGGTAGGAGAGCGTGGGTGCCGCATTTCGGTGGGAGAACGGCAGCGGATCAGCATTGCGCGCGCGCTGCTCAAGAGCCCGTCGCTTCTGATTCTCGACGAAGCGACCTCCGCCCTGGATGCCGAATCCGAGGCTCTCGTCCAGGAAGCTCTCGACCGGCTCGTCAAGGGACGGACCAGCTTCATCATCGCTCACCGCCTCGATACCGTCGTAGGTGCGGATCGCATTCTCGTCCTGAAGAACGGTCGGATCATCGAGTCCGACAATCACGAGCGCCTCATGCGGCGCAACGGGTACTATGCGTCGCTGGTCAGAAGCCAGTCGCGGGGCCTACTCCTGGCGAGCTAG